In Nocardioides sp. W7, the genomic stretch GACGCGGAGTACCAGTCGCTCTCCGTGCCGACGAGGTTGCCGGCCACGGAGGTGGTGGCGACCATCGCGGCGCCCTCCGGCAGACCGGTGGCCGCCCAGGTCTCGGTCATCCGCCGGACGCTGCCGACGCTGATCCGCACCGCCTCGTCGAACTCCAGCGGCACCGAGGACGGCGGACCGGCGTTGTTGGCCAGGTAGCGGGCGGGGCCGAACCTCCCGGCGAGCTCGGCGAAGCCGTCTCGGACCGTGGCCTCGTCGGAGACGTCCCCGACGACCGTCATCACCTCGCCGCCCGTGGCCCCGATCTCTTCGGCCAGGGTCGCCAGCGGCCCGGCCTGCAGGTCCCAGGCCGAGACGCGCAGTCCCATCCGCGCGGCGTTCAGGGCCACGGCACGTCCGATTCCGGATGCAGCGCCCGTCACCAGCAGGGTGTCGCCCCGGGTGAAGCCCAGGTCGACGCGGTCCTGCGTGGTGGGGTCCAGGGGTCGTCCCCGACCCGGCTGCCCGGTCATCAGACGCCGTACCCGCCGTCGACGTCGAGCTTCTGCCCGGTGATGAAGCCCGCCTTGTCGGAGGCCAGGAAGCCGACCGCCTCGGCGATGTCGACGGCCGTGCCGAACGTGCGCAGCGGGATGTTGGAGCGGGCCACGGCCAGGGCGCGCTCGTCCAGGTCGCCGGAGGCGATGAGCCGCTCGGCCATCCCGTCGGTCAGCATCCCCGGACCCACGCAGTTGACGCGGACGCCGAAGCGGCCCTCCTCGGCGGCGAACGCCCGGACCAGTGCCTCCACCGCGGCCTTCGGCGCCGAGGAGAGACCATCGCGGGTGGGGTAGCGCGAGGTGGCCGCCGTGGTGACGGCGGTCATGGAGCCCCGGGTGGCTCGCAGCGAGGGGAGCAGGGCGTGCATGAGGTTGAAGAACGCCTTGGCGTCGGAGTCGAGCTGCTGGGAGAACTGCGCGGGCCCGACGCGGGAGAGGTGCACCATCGGGACGTGCGGACCGGCCGCGTGCACCGCCACGGAGACGTCACCCAGGTCCCGGACCAGCGCCTCGAGCGTGGACGCGACCGCGTCGCCGTCGGCGAGGTCGACCGCCTCGACGTGCACCACCCGGTCGCCGAGCTCCTCGACGAGGTCGTCGGGACGGCTGCTGCGGGTCAGCAGGGCCAGGCGGTGCCCGTCCTCGGCGAGACGGCGGCAGATCGCGCGACCCAGGCCCCCGCTCGCCCCGGTCACCAGGGCCAGCCGGGGGGAGGTCGAGGGTGCTGGGGTCTCGGTCATGCGGGCGCCTCCGTGGGTCCTTGGCAGCTGATGCGGGTCATGTCGTCTCCTCAGCGGTGCGCGGAGATCCGTTGGGTGTGGATGAAGTCGAGCCGGAGCTCGCGCCGTCGGATCCGCCAGACGCCCGACTCCCGGACGTAGGTGTCGTCGTAGTGCAGGTGCCAGACCACGTCCCGCTCACCGTCGAGGTGGTGGGCCACGCAGGCGACCCGACCGACGGCGCGGTTGTCGTCGAGGGCGTCGTACACCTCGCCGACGAGCTGGTGCGAGGTCAGCATGAGGCCGGCCAGGACCGACAGGTGCTCGGCGATGGCCGCCCGGCCGCGCAGCTCCAGATGGGGCTCGAGCCGCTCCGGCGGGGTCGGCACCACCAGCTCGCCGTCCTCGGCGAACAGCTCGGCCAGGTCGCTGGTACGACGCTGGTCGGCCAGCGCGGCGTACCGGTGCACCAGATCGCCGAGAGCGAGCCTCAACGCCGCTGGATCCTGAGGAGCGCTCACGTCAGACATGCTCGTCCTCCTGCTCCAGCGCGACGCCGCGCGCCCAGCTGTCCAGGTGGCGCTGCAGGATCGCCGGGATCGGTGTCGCCGCGCCGGCCGGCGTGACGGTCACGACGGTGATCAGCGCCTGGGCGACCAGGACGCCGTCGCTGGTGCGCACCATGTGGTGGACCATGTCGAAGGAGCCCTTGCCGACCCGGCCCACGCGCAGCTCGATCCGGATCTCGTCGAAGAGACCGACCGGTACGAGGTAGTCGCACTCGGTGTGGCAGGTCACCGACCAGAAGCCGTGCCGCTCGCTGAGCTGGTCCTGGCGCAGATCGTTGAGGAAGAACCACTCGCTCTGCATCCGCTCCATCCACGGGAACCACGCCCCGTAGTAGAGGATGCCGGCGGGATCGGTGTCGGCGTAGCTGAGCCGGAAGGTCAGTGAATGCAGGGCCGGCGTGCTGGGTGGTGCTGGCATGGCTCTCCTCAGGCGTGCAGGGGGAAGTTGGTCCAGCCCTTGCCGTCGACCCGGGCGTACCACCCGGACGCCGCGAGGGTGCCCCCGTCGACGGGGATGGTGTGGCCGGTCAGGTAGGACGCGGCATCGGAGGAGAGGAACTCGATCACGGCGGCGTACTCCTCGACCCGACCGAAGCGACCCAGCGGCACCCAGGTGGGGATGAGGGCCGGGTCCTTGCCGTTGAGCATCAGCGCGGCCGGGGTCTGCTCGCTGTCGGCCAGGTCGGGTGCGATGGCGTTGACCCGGATGCCGTGGCGGCCCACCTCCACGGACAGGCTCTTGGTGAACGCCGAGACGCCGGCGTTGTACGCCGAGTAGACGGCGTTGCCGGGGATGCCCCGGAAGGCCTCGACGGTCGAGTTGTTCACGATCGCCGCGCCGCCGCCCTGCTCGATCAGGTGCGGCAGTGCCGCGTGGGTCAGCCGCAGCACGTGGAGGAGGTTGAGCTCGTGCAGTCGCTCCCACTGCTCCGGACGGCTGCGCAGGAAGTCCTTGGACGCGGGTCGGAAGTCGCCGACGTTGTTGATCAGGACGTCGATGCGCCCGGTGATCCCGAGCGCGGTCTCCACGACGCGCGCCACGACGTCGGGCTCGACGATGTCGCCGACCACGACGACACAGCTGCCCCCGGCGGCGACGATCTCGTCCCGGGTCGCCGCGGCCGCGTCCCCGTCGATGTCGTTGAGCACCACGGTGTCCCCGCGGGCCGCGAGACGTCGCGAGGTGGCCCCGCCGATACCGAGTGCGCCCCCGCTGACAATGCTCACTCTGCTCATTTTGACAACCTAGCACTTGGTTGGTTCATGTCCAGGGTGTGCGACGTCTCGCGCGCGATGGGGGAGTGGGCCGGTGATGGGTCCAGAGGTTCAGTGGCGCGTTCCACGACTGCTGCTCGCGGATCGGCTCTTCCTGTACGGTAGAGCAACCTAGCACTTGTTTGGTACGAATCATCCCGCAGAGAAGAGGCAGACCCATGGCGTTCACCATCGACCTGACCGACCAGGTCGTCCTGGTCACCGGCGGCGCACGCGGCGTCGGCGAGGGGATCGTGCGGACCTACCTGGCTGCCGGGGCGCACGTCGAGATCTGCGGTCGCAGCACGCCCGAGAGCCTGAGCGAGGTCGAGGGTCGCAGCTCGCACTTCACGGCCGTGGACGTCCGCGAGTCCGACCAGGTGTCCGCGTGGATCGAGGACATCGTGTCCCGCCGCGGCCGGATCGACGTCGTGGTCAACAACGCCGGTGGGGCGCCGTACTCCGACTTCGTCGCGGGGTCGCCGCGCTTCCACGCCAAGATCAACGACCTCAACTTCATGTCCGCCCTGCACGTCATGCACGCGGCGTACCAGCACCTGAAGGAGGCCGAGCACGGGGTCGTCGTCAACATCACCTCGATCTCGGCCCGCCGCCCGAGCCCCGGCACCGCGGTGTACGGCGCGGCCAAGGCGGCCCTGGAGAGCCTGACCACCAGCCTCGCCGTCGAGTGGGCCCCGGACATCCGGGTCAACGCCGTGAGCTGTGGCCTGGTCGCCACCCCCGGGTCGGCCGACCACTACGGCGACGCCGAGCAGTTCGCCAAGGTGGCCGCCACGATCCCGCGCGGCGTCTTCGCCACGCCCGAGGAGGTCGGCCAGGCCTGCCTGCTGCTGACCTCGCCGCTGGCCAGCCACGTCACCGGCGCGGTGCTCAACGTGGACGGGGGCGGCGAGTGGCCCGCCTTCCTCCAGCACACCCCCAACGCCTGACTCGTCGTCACCCCAACCACCAGGAGCTCCCGTGCCCGAAGCAGTCATCGTCTCAGCCGCCCGTTCCCCGATCGGGCGTGCCTACAAGGGGTCGCTGAAGGACCTGCGTCCCGACGACCTCGGCGCCCAGATCGTCGAGGCCGCGCTGGCCGCCGTACCGGCCCTGGACCGTACGACGGTCGAGGACCTGATGCTCGGCTGCGCCCAGCCGGCCGGTGAGCAGGCCTACAACCTGGGCCGGATGGTCGCGCTGCGCCTGGGCCTGGACGGGGTGCCCGGCACCACCGTCCACCGCTACTGCGCCTCGTCGCTGCAGACCACCCGGATGGCCCTGCACGCCATCCGCGCCGGCGAGGGCGACGTCTTCGTCTCGGCCGGGGTCGAGTGCGTCTCGCGCTTCGCCCAGGGCAAGTCCGACGGGATGCCCGACACCCGCAACCCGGTCTACGCCGAGGCCGCCGAGCGGGGCAAGGAGCGCGCCGAGCGGGGTGAGCCGTGGGTCGACCCGCGCACCCAGGGCTTCGTGCCCGACGCCTACCTCGCGATGGGGGAGACGGCCGAGAACGTGGCGCAGCTCTTCGACGTCTCGCGCCGGGCCCAGGACGAGTACGCCGTGCGCAGCCAGAACCTGGCCGAGGCGGCGGCCGACCGGGGCTTCTGGAAGACCGACATCACGCCGGTCGTGCTGGCCGACGGCACCGTGGTCGACACCGACGACGGTCCGCGCCGGGGCGTCACGATGGAGAAGGTCTCGTCGATGCAGCCGGTCTTCCGGCCCGACGGCACCGTCACGGCCGCCAACTGCTGCCCGCTCAACGACGGGGCGGCCGCGCTGGTCATCATGAGCGACACCCGCGCCAAGGAGCTGGGCATCACGCCGCTGGCCCGGATCGTGGCGTCCGGTGTCTCCGCGCTGAGCCCGGAGATCATGGGCATGGGACCGGTCGAGGCGAGCCGGCAGGCGATCGCCCGGGCCGGGATCTCGATCTCCGACATCGACCTGGTCGAGATGAACGAGGCGTTCGCCGCCCAGGTGCTGCCCTCGGTCGACCAGCTCGGTCTCGACCTGGACCGGGTCAACGTCAACGGCGGCGCGATCGCCCTGGGCCACCCCTTCGGGTCCACCGGCGCGCGGATGGCGACCACCCTGATCCACGGCCTGCAGGAGCGCGACGCCCAGTTCGGTCTCGAGACCATGTGCGCGGCCGGCGGCCAGGGCATGGCGCTGGTCCTCGAGCGCCTGAGCTGACGCCCACGAGAGAGGCCCCGCCCGGCGTTGCCGGGCGGGGCCTCTTCCGCGTGCCGATCAGGCCTCGGTGCGCAGGTCCTTCTTGAGGATCTTGCCGCTGGCGTTGCGGGGGAACTCGCCGATCACCACGAGCTCGCGCGGCACCTTGAAGTTGGCCAGCCGGTCCTTGCAGTACGCCGCGACCGCGGCCTCGTCGATCTGCGCACCCGGCCGCAGCGCGACGTACGCCCGGCCGACGGCGCCCATCCGGTCGTCCGGGACGCCGATCACCGCCGCCTCGACGATGTCCGGGTGGCTGCACAGCACGCTCTCGACCTCGGCCGGGTAGACGTTGAAGCCGCCGACGATGAACATGTCCTTGATCCGGTCGGTGATCTTGAGGCACCCGTGCTCGTCGAGCCGCCCGACGTCCCCGGTGTGGAACCAGCGCTCGGAGTCGATGACGGCCGCCGTCGCCTCCTCGTCCTCGAAGTAGCCCAGCATCACGTTGTCCCCGCGCAGCAGGATCTCCCCGTCGGAGCCCACCGGCAGGTCGGCCCCCTCGGCGTCGACGATCCGGATCTCGATGCCGGGACAGGCCGGGCCGGTGGTCTCCGCGACGTGGCGCGGGTCCTCGCCGGGTCGCGACTGGGTGGCCACGACACACTCGGTCAGGCCGTAGGCCTGGGCCACGGTCTCGAAGCCGAGGACGTCGAGCATCTCCTCGAAGAGGGTCTCGGGCACCGAGGAGGCGCCGGCGATCGCGAAGCGCAGCGACGAGAGGTCGAAGTCGCGCAGCCGCGGGTGGTTGATCAGGGTCAGGAAGATCGTCGGCGCCCCCGGCAGCACGGTGATCCGCTCGCGCTCGACGAGCTCCATCAGACCGGCCGGGTCGAAGGTGAGCACCGGGTGGATCGACGTGCCGGCGCACAGGGCCGCGACGATCCCGGCCTTGTAGCCGAAGCCGTGGAAGAACGGGTTCACCACGGCGTACCGGTCGGCCTCGGTCAGGGAGGCCCCGGTGGCCCAGACCTGGGCCACGCCCGTGGTCTGGTGGTGCGCGCTCATCACGCCCTTGGGGATCCCCGTCGTGCCGGAGGTGTAGAGGATGTCGCAGATGGTGTCCGGGGTGACGGTCGCCTCGGCCTCGGCGAGCTGGTCGGTGGAGACCTGCTCCGCGCCGGCCAGGAACTCCGCCCAGGCCAGGGTGCCCGCCTTGCCGCCGGCGTCGATGTCCACCACCGTGTGCAGGTGGGGGAGACCGGCGACGGGGTGCTCCCCGGCCGCCGCGCCCGGCTCGGCGGACTCCGTCAGCATGGCGAGGTAGTCGGTGCCGAGGAACCCGTTGCAGACGACCAGCACGCTGGCGCGGGAGCGGTCGAGCACCGTCCGGGCCTCGTGCCCGCGGTAGCGCGTGTTGAGCGGCACCACCGAGGCGCCGATGACCTGGGCGCCGAGCAGGGCCAGGATGAACTCGCCGCGGTTGGGCGCCCAGACGGCGACCCGGTCACCGGGCCGGACGCCCACGGCCAGGTAGGCCCGAGCGGTACGACGGACCTCGACGGCCAGCTCGGCGTAGGACAGGCGGAAGTCACCGTCCACGACAGCGGGACTGGAGTCGAATTTCGCCGCACCATGGTCGAGCAGGGCAGGGATGGTGTGAGGGCTGGACAACGGATCTCCTTATTAAGCAAGTGCTTGTTCGGTAGCCTAGATGCACCCGCGTCGCCCTGAGGGGCAC encodes the following:
- a CDS encoding AMP-binding protein, which produces MSSPHTIPALLDHGAAKFDSSPAVVDGDFRLSYAELAVEVRRTARAYLAVGVRPGDRVAVWAPNRGEFILALLGAQVIGASVVPLNTRYRGHEARTVLDRSRASVLVVCNGFLGTDYLAMLTESAEPGAAAGEHPVAGLPHLHTVVDIDAGGKAGTLAWAEFLAGAEQVSTDQLAEAEATVTPDTICDILYTSGTTGIPKGVMSAHHQTTGVAQVWATGASLTEADRYAVVNPFFHGFGYKAGIVAALCAGTSIHPVLTFDPAGLMELVERERITVLPGAPTIFLTLINHPRLRDFDLSSLRFAIAGASSVPETLFEEMLDVLGFETVAQAYGLTECVVATQSRPGEDPRHVAETTGPACPGIEIRIVDAEGADLPVGSDGEILLRGDNVMLGYFEDEEATAAVIDSERWFHTGDVGRLDEHGCLKITDRIKDMFIVGGFNVYPAEVESVLCSHPDIVEAAVIGVPDDRMGAVGRAYVALRPGAQIDEAAVAAYCKDRLANFKVPRELVVIGEFPRNASGKILKKDLRTEA
- a CDS encoding thioesterase family protein, whose amino-acid sequence is MPAPPSTPALHSLTFRLSYADTDPAGILYYGAWFPWMERMQSEWFFLNDLRQDQLSERHGFWSVTCHTECDYLVPVGLFDEIRIELRVGRVGKGSFDMVHHMVRTSDGVLVAQALITVVTVTPAGAATPIPAILQRHLDSWARGVALEQEDEHV
- a CDS encoding nuclear transport factor 2 family protein translates to MSDVSAPQDPAALRLALGDLVHRYAALADQRRTSDLAELFAEDGELVVPTPPERLEPHLELRGRAAIAEHLSVLAGLMLTSHQLVGEVYDALDDNRAVGRVACVAHHLDGERDVVWHLHYDDTYVRESGVWRIRRRELRLDFIHTQRISAHR
- a CDS encoding acetyl-CoA C-acetyltransferase, encoding MPEAVIVSAARSPIGRAYKGSLKDLRPDDLGAQIVEAALAAVPALDRTTVEDLMLGCAQPAGEQAYNLGRMVALRLGLDGVPGTTVHRYCASSLQTTRMALHAIRAGEGDVFVSAGVECVSRFAQGKSDGMPDTRNPVYAEAAERGKERAERGEPWVDPRTQGFVPDAYLAMGETAENVAQLFDVSRRAQDEYAVRSQNLAEAAADRGFWKTDITPVVLADGTVVDTDDGPRRGVTMEKVSSMQPVFRPDGTVTAANCCPLNDGAAALVIMSDTRAKELGITPLARIVASGVSALSPEIMGMGPVEASRQAIARAGISISDIDLVEMNEAFAAQVLPSVDQLGLDLDRVNVNGGAIALGHPFGSTGARMATTLIHGLQERDAQFGLETMCAAGGQGMALVLERLS
- a CDS encoding SDR family oxidoreductase encodes the protein MTETPAPSTSPRLALVTGASGGLGRAICRRLAEDGHRLALLTRSSRPDDLVEELGDRVVHVEAVDLADGDAVASTLEALVRDLGDVSVAVHAAGPHVPMVHLSRVGPAQFSQQLDSDAKAFFNLMHALLPSLRATRGSMTAVTTAATSRYPTRDGLSSAPKAAVEALVRAFAAEEGRFGVRVNCVGPGMLTDGMAERLIASGDLDERALAVARSNIPLRTFGTAVDIAEAVGFLASDKAGFITGQKLDVDGGYGV
- a CDS encoding SDR family oxidoreductase; the encoded protein is MAFTIDLTDQVVLVTGGARGVGEGIVRTYLAAGAHVEICGRSTPESLSEVEGRSSHFTAVDVRESDQVSAWIEDIVSRRGRIDVVVNNAGGAPYSDFVAGSPRFHAKINDLNFMSALHVMHAAYQHLKEAEHGVVVNITSISARRPSPGTAVYGAAKAALESLTTSLAVEWAPDIRVNAVSCGLVATPGSADHYGDAEQFAKVAATIPRGVFATPEEVGQACLLLTSPLASHVTGAVLNVDGGGEWPAFLQHTPNA
- a CDS encoding SDR family NAD(P)-dependent oxidoreductase, with the translated sequence MSRVSIVSGGALGIGGATSRRLAARGDTVVLNDIDGDAAAATRDEIVAAGGSCVVVVGDIVEPDVVARVVETALGITGRIDVLINNVGDFRPASKDFLRSRPEQWERLHELNLLHVLRLTHAALPHLIEQGGGAAIVNNSTVEAFRGIPGNAVYSAYNAGVSAFTKSLSVEVGRHGIRVNAIAPDLADSEQTPAALMLNGKDPALIPTWVPLGRFGRVEEYAAVIEFLSSDAASYLTGHTIPVDGGTLAASGWYARVDGKGWTNFPLHA
- a CDS encoding SDR family oxidoreductase, translating into MTGQPGRGRPLDPTTQDRVDLGFTRGDTLLVTGAASGIGRAVALNAARMGLRVSAWDLQAGPLATLAEEIGATGGEVMTVVGDVSDEATVRDGFAELAGRFGPARYLANNAGPPSSVPLEFDEAVRISVGSVRRMTETWAATGLPEGAAMVATTSVAGNLVGTESDWYSASKAAVMGYVRHLAAHRAGEFRSNGVAPGMTDTPRLAGYADSEAGQHILGRIPLRRMGSADDMALAILFLLSPLAAYVNGVLLPVDGGWTVTQ